A genomic window from Punica granatum isolate Tunisia-2019 chromosome 2, ASM765513v2, whole genome shotgun sequence includes:
- the LOC116196748 gene encoding uncharacterized protein LOC116196748 gives MASSSSTKKNTMRLQSSAPLLLLHLLMARFSSSADLLQNPDFESLPTNLPPENSTAEFIPLNQTTTTLPGWTFEGTVLYVNAGKTVSLQRNGSHAVQLGPDGRINQTFTTEGSSGSASIYLLTITVTYSAVGGGRNCTASAAAVVSAPDSRTEVYQRDGYDGKPWQSFGVYLGNWEEGEVVDLVIESMSSDPDPDTICWPIVDSVLLKSARSLASDNGNLLPNQDFELGPEFLTNSTEGILLDQAQSPLQSPLTQWSILGTIKYIDSDHFFVPAGNAAIEIIAGNSTGIQTAVPLSQGSSYTLKFTLGDANDSCVGDLSITAQAGSVLKNYTVQSNGTGSGQSFSMTFEAGSGTTPTPISFLSLTALQTKAGAFCGPVIDDVVLRASMGVRVAMNWSFLLFLALFAASAV, from the exons ATGGCGTCGTCTTCTTCAACCAAGAAGAACACGATGCGGTTGCAGAGCTCAGcacctctcctcctcctccacctcctAATGGCGCGATTCTCCTCTTCTGCAG ATCTCCTGCAGAacccggacttcgagtccctgCCAACGAACCTTCCGCCGGAGAACTCCACCGCCGAGTTCATCCCGCTCAACCAGACCACCACCACCCTCCCAGGCTGGACCTTTGAGGGGACTGTCCTCTACGTGAATGCCGGCAAGACTGTGTCGCTCCAGCGCAACGGTTCTCACGCGGTCCAGCTGGGTCCAGACGGCAGGATCAATCAGACCTTCACTACGGAGGGCTCCTCTGGCAGCGCCTCCATCTACCTGCTCACCATCACAGTCACCTACTCAGCTGTTGGTGGCGGCAGGAATTGCACAGCATCTGCAGCAGCCGTCGTGTCGGCACCAGATAGCAGGACAGAGGTTTATCAGAGAGACGGTTATGATGGGAAGCCGTGGCAGAGTTTTGGAGTATATTTGGGAAACTGGGAGGAAGGGGAGGTAGTGGACTTGGTCATTGAGAGCATGAGCTCAGACCCTGACCCAGACACGATATGCTGGCCGATTGTCGATTCTGTTCTTCTCAAGAGCGCCCGAAGCCTTGCCAGTGACAATG GCAACTTGCTGCCGAATCAAGACTTTGAACTCGGACCCGAGTTCCTCACCAACTCAACCGAGGGAATCCTACTTGACCAGGCACAAAGCCCGCTCCAATCCCCACTGACTCAGTGGTCCATCTTAGGGACCATCAAATACATAGACTCCGATCACTTCTTTGTCCCTGCTGGGAATGCCGCCATAGAGATCATTGCAGGCAATTCCACCGGGATTCAGACAGCAGTCCCCTTGTCTCAGGGCTCCTCATACACCCTCAAGTTCACACTCGGAGATGCCAACGATTCATGCGTTGGGGACCTCAGTATCACGGCACAAGCAGGCTCAGTCCTCAAGAACTATACAGTTCAGAGCAATGGAACAGGCTCAGGCCAGAGTTTCTCCATGACCTTCGAGGCAGGTTCTGGTACAACCCCGACCCCAATCAGCTTTCTTAGCCTTACTGCATTGCAGACAAAGGCCGGGGCCTTCTGCGGGCCCGTGATTGATGACGTCGTTTTGCGTGCTTCCATGGGAGTTAGAGTAGCTATGAATTGGAGTTTCCTGTTGTTTTTAGCTTTATTTGCAGCATCAGCTGTATAG
- the LOC116196749 gene encoding uncharacterized protein LOC116196749, with protein MGPSIYRELSPRSLTLRSSAVLQPSMASVPLSPPLALSPHRPSLLLGLSVRGPSSSHTRFGSSQLRLKQASGHRIVRPLVCRAAAVVFRDLDADDFMHPLDKQNTLLLRAIPGLNEFGKALLGSATEQVMLLENIGTSLLVSKDQLSDLHQLMVEAAQILNIEPPDLYVRQSPLPNAYTLAISGKKPFIVVHTSLVELLTRKELQAVLAHELGHLKCDHGVWLTFANILTLGAYAVPGFGGFIAQSLEEQLFRWLRAAELTCDRAALLVAQDPKVVISVLMKLAGGSPSLADQLNADAFLEQARSYDKASANPIGWYIRNAQTRQLSHPLPVLRAREIDEWSRSLEYKNLLTRKRQTNSVQTV; from the exons ATGGGTCCCTCTATATACCGGGAACTATCGCCACGCTCCCTCACGCTCCGGAGCTCCGCCGTGCTGCAGCCTTCAATGGCCTCCGTCCCTCTGTCTCCTCCCCTCGCTCTCTCCCCTCACAGGCCCTCGCTCCTCCTCGGACTCAGCGTCAGAGGTCCCAGCTCGAGCCACACGAGGTTCGGCTCCTCCCAGCTCAGGCTTAAGCAGGCGAGTGGTCACCGGATAGTCAGGCCTCTTGTGTGCAGAGCTGCAGCGGTCGTGTTCCGTGATCTCGATGCTGATGACTTCATGCACCCGCTCGACAAGCAG AACACATTGTTACTGAGGGCCATACCGGGGCTGAACGAATTCGGGAAGGCTCTCTTAG GAAGTGCAACGGAGCAAGTCATGCTTCTCGAGAATATTGGGACATCGCTTCTTGTTTCAAAAGATCAG CTTTCTGATCTTCATCAACTAATGGTCGAGGCTGCACAAATATTAAACATTGAGCCTCCTGATCTTTATGTTCGTCAAAGCCCTTTGCCAAATGCATATACATTAGCCATCAGTGGCAAAAAGCCATTTATTGTTGTTCATACCAGCCTTGTGGAGCTTCTGACAAGAAAAGAGTTGCAG GCTGTTTTGGCACATGAGCTGGGGCACCTTAAGTGCGACCATGGTGTGTGGCTCACATTTGCTAATATTCTTACCCTTGGAGCCTATGCTGTACCTG GATTTGGTGGCTTTATTGCTCAGAGTTTAGAAGAACAGCTATTCAGATGGCTTCGAGCAGCAGAACTGACTTGTGATCGTGCTGCTCTTCTTGTTGCCCAAGACCCTAAG GTTGTCATTTCTGTTCTGATGAAACTAGCTGGTGGATCCCCATCACTTGCTGACCAACTTAATGCCGACGCGTTCTTGGAGCAAGCTCGTTCTTATGACAAAGCATCTGCAAATCCTATTGGTTGGTACATAAG AAATGCTCAAACGAGGCAACTCTCGCATCCATTGCCTGTCCTACGAGCCCGTGAGATTGATGAGTGGTCCAGAAGTCTGGAGTACAAAAACCTCTTGACACGTAAGAGGCAGACAAATTCTGTGCAGACAGTATAG
- the LOC116194489 gene encoding zinc finger CCCH domain-containing protein 14-like isoform X1, giving the protein MDSFECDAMSMEKEASPPSDPNSTTTTVSTSSPPASILAPHSPPSVHTDDAQKKQQFSTNFTALYRSIFPPKFSSPSDTTTSSPPPRSSASSSDLNQYASGKSSATKSDADHRLEQARLVVDYENLCDRYSICRSELQDLTNEISALRRENASLRVTNKELAKLLSLSVSSQSTMHDCFRRLNLVESGSDFSGDEQSTYSPTSVVEQSRFERTDPERVWLPKSISVRSSSYLKANQSATNSGSSSRTASQLRAATELEGKVQQRMYLPGAKKELEVYSQGMFKTELCNKWQETGACPYGDHCQFAHGIAELRPVIRHPRYKTEVCRMVLAGDNCPYGHRCHFRHSLTEQEMMLAGASPR; this is encoded by the exons ATGGATTCATT TGAGTGCGATGCCATGTCCATGGAGAAAGAAGCCTCCCCGCCGTCAGATCCAAACAGCACCACCACCACCGTCTCGACTTCATCACCACCTGCCTCGATCCTTGCGCCGCACTCACCACCTTCCGTCCACACCGATGACGCGCAAAAGAAGCAGCAATTTAGCACCAATTTCACTGCTCTGTACCGCTCGATTTTCCCGCCCAAATTTTCTTCCCCTAGCGACACCACGACGAGCTCACCGCCTCCGCGCTCCTCCGCCTCATCCTCTGATCTCAACCAATATGCCTCCGGCAAGAGCTCCGCTACCAAGTCAGACGCTGATCATCGACTCGAGCAGGCTCGACTTGTCGTGGATTATGAGAACCTCTGTGATCGCTACAGTATCTGCAGATCTGAGCTCCAGGACCTCACCAACGAGATCAGCGCACTAAGAAGGGAGAATGCATCCCTCCGAGTAACCAACAAAGAACTCGCCAAGCTACTCAGCCTCTCAGTCTCCTCGCAGTCCACAATGCATGACTGCTTCCGCCGTCTCAACCTCGTCGAATCTGGATCTGACTTTAGTGGAGACGAGCAGTCCACCTACAGTCCAACTAGCGTTGTAGAACAGAGCCGCTTCGAGAGGACTGATCCGGAGAGGGTTTGGCTTCCGAAGAGCATTTCAGTCCGGTCCAGTAGCTATCTCAAGGCCAATCAATCTGCTACAAACAGCGGCAGCTCGAGTCGGACGGCGAGTCAGCTGCGAGCAGCTACTGAACTCGAAGGAAAG GTGCAGCAGCGGATGTATCTGCCTGGAGCAAAGAAGGAGCTGGAGGTGTACAGTCAGGGGATGTTCAAGACAGAGCTGTGCAACAAGTGGCAGGAGACCGGCGCTTGCCCGTATGGAGACCATTGCCAGTTTGCCCACGGCATAGCAGAGCTGAGGCCAGTGATCAGGCACCCACGCTACAAGACAGAGGTCTGCAGGATGGTCCTTGCTGGGGATAACTGCCCTTACGGCCACCGCTGCCACTTCCGCCACTCCCTCACCGAGCAGGAGATGATGCTTGCTGGGGCTTCACCCCGTTGA
- the LOC116194489 gene encoding zinc finger CCCH domain-containing protein 14-like isoform X2, with protein MDSFECDAMSMEKEASPPSDPNSTTTTVSTSSPPASILAPHSPPSVHTDDAQKKQQFSTNFTALYRSIFPPKFSSPSDTTTSSPPPRSSASSSDLNQYASGKSSATKSDADHRLEQARLVVDYENLCDRYSICRSELQDLTNEISALRRENASLRVTNKELAKLLSLSVSSQSTMHDCFRRLNLVESGSDFSGDEQSTYSPTSVVEQSRFERTDPERVWLPKSISVRSSSYLKANQSATNSGSSSRTASQLRAATELEGKQRMYLPGAKKELEVYSQGMFKTELCNKWQETGACPYGDHCQFAHGIAELRPVIRHPRYKTEVCRMVLAGDNCPYGHRCHFRHSLTEQEMMLAGASPR; from the exons ATGGATTCATT TGAGTGCGATGCCATGTCCATGGAGAAAGAAGCCTCCCCGCCGTCAGATCCAAACAGCACCACCACCACCGTCTCGACTTCATCACCACCTGCCTCGATCCTTGCGCCGCACTCACCACCTTCCGTCCACACCGATGACGCGCAAAAGAAGCAGCAATTTAGCACCAATTTCACTGCTCTGTACCGCTCGATTTTCCCGCCCAAATTTTCTTCCCCTAGCGACACCACGACGAGCTCACCGCCTCCGCGCTCCTCCGCCTCATCCTCTGATCTCAACCAATATGCCTCCGGCAAGAGCTCCGCTACCAAGTCAGACGCTGATCATCGACTCGAGCAGGCTCGACTTGTCGTGGATTATGAGAACCTCTGTGATCGCTACAGTATCTGCAGATCTGAGCTCCAGGACCTCACCAACGAGATCAGCGCACTAAGAAGGGAGAATGCATCCCTCCGAGTAACCAACAAAGAACTCGCCAAGCTACTCAGCCTCTCAGTCTCCTCGCAGTCCACAATGCATGACTGCTTCCGCCGTCTCAACCTCGTCGAATCTGGATCTGACTTTAGTGGAGACGAGCAGTCCACCTACAGTCCAACTAGCGTTGTAGAACAGAGCCGCTTCGAGAGGACTGATCCGGAGAGGGTTTGGCTTCCGAAGAGCATTTCAGTCCGGTCCAGTAGCTATCTCAAGGCCAATCAATCTGCTACAAACAGCGGCAGCTCGAGTCGGACGGCGAGTCAGCTGCGAGCAGCTACTGAACTCGAAGGAAAG CAGCGGATGTATCTGCCTGGAGCAAAGAAGGAGCTGGAGGTGTACAGTCAGGGGATGTTCAAGACAGAGCTGTGCAACAAGTGGCAGGAGACCGGCGCTTGCCCGTATGGAGACCATTGCCAGTTTGCCCACGGCATAGCAGAGCTGAGGCCAGTGATCAGGCACCCACGCTACAAGACAGAGGTCTGCAGGATGGTCCTTGCTGGGGATAACTGCCCTTACGGCCACCGCTGCCACTTCCGCCACTCCCTCACCGAGCAGGAGATGATGCTTGCTGGGGCTTCACCCCGTTGA